In Xyrauchen texanus isolate HMW12.3.18 chromosome 27, RBS_HiC_50CHRs, whole genome shotgun sequence, one genomic interval encodes:
- the LOC127620900 gene encoding fibromodulin-like translates to MRAWIALLLLARLIDLSMTLSTNTLTWLNYLRNRPYGHGYGRSHSYNHASLRTEDEPSVLDCPLECNCPSAYPYAMYCNNRKLHHVPFVPSHIKYVYLHNNHITSITNGVFDSAPNLAWISLHSNKLSSDKISDKVFAKLPNLQRLFLHNNNLSLVPQGLPRSLSDLHMNHNNISVVPAHSFRGMSNLTALHLQMNAIENLGSALEGLLSLTLLDMRANRLKKIPESLPPKLTQLYLEYNLISSIPADFLSHRPELRFVRLSHNQLTNGGIPANAFNVSTLVELDLSFNKLERIPTISTNLENLYLQANKIKEFSLSSFCRVVDTSNYSNLRVLRLEANEISPRDIPP, encoded by the exons ATGAGAGCCTGGATTGCACTTTTGTTGTTGGCAAGGCTTATCGATTTATCCATGACACTATCAACCAACACTTTGACCTGGCTAAATTACCTGCGCAACCGGCCATATGGTCATGGTTATGGCAGAAGTCACAGTTACAATCATGCCTCCTTAAGAACAGAAGATGAGCCTTCTGTGCTGGACTGCCCCTTGGAGTGCAACTGCCCTTCAGCCTACCCCTATGCAATGTACTGTAACAACCGCAAACTACATCACGTACCATTTGTACCATCTCATATAAAGTATGTCTACTTGCATAATAACCATATCACAAGCATCACAAATGGAGTTTTCGACAGCGCCCCAAATTTGGCTTGGATCAGCCTCCACTCAAATAAGCTGAGCTCTGACAAGATTAGCGACAAAGTCTTTGCCAAGCTACCAAACCTACAGCGCCTCTTTTTGCACAACAACAACCTGAGTCTTGTTCCACAAGGTTTACCTCGCTCCCTAAGCGATCTACATATGAATCACAACAATATCTCTGTGGTCCCAGCCCATTCCTTCAGGGGAATGAGCAACCTGACTGCCCTGCATCTCCAAATGAATGCTATTGAAAACCTTGGTAGTGCACTCGAGGGCCTACTATCCTTAACTCTTTTAGACATGCGAGCAAACCGATTGAAGAAGATTCCAGAAAGCCTGCCGCCAAAGCTAACCCAACTCTACCTCGAGTACAACCTAATATCCAGCATTCCTGCTGACTTTCTAAGCCACCGGCCTGAGCTGCGCTTTGTACGGCTGTCGCACAACCAGCTCACCAATGGTGGAATTCCAGCCAATGCTTTCAATGTCAGCACACTTGTGGAACTCGATTTGTCCTTCAACAAGTTGGAGAGGATCCCCACTATCAGCACCAATCTAGAGAACCTCTATCTGCAGGCCAACAAGATCAAAG aattttcattaagcaGTTTTTGCAGAGTTGTGGACACGAGCAACTACTCTAATCTGCGTGTATTGAGGTTGGAGGCCAATGAAATTAGCCCTCGAGACATTCCCCCCTGA